One Pseudochaenichthys georgianus chromosome 4, fPseGeo1.2, whole genome shotgun sequence DNA window includes the following coding sequences:
- the usp24 gene encoding ubiquitin carboxyl-terminal hydrolase 24 isoform X6, with translation METEEEQHITTLLCMGFPDPDVIRKALRLAKNDINEAVALLTNESPGLGYGYEPMESGPAPGVGSTGDGESSGRTGTGGFDPPPAYHDVVDSERSNDENGNCSGGSMEFPTTNLYELESRVFTDHWSIPYKREESLGKCLIASTCLARHGLADADENCKRFIDRCMPEAFKKLLTSSAVHKWGTEIHEGIYNMLMLLVELVAERVKQDPVPVGLMGVLTMAFNPDNEYHFKNRMKVCQRSWAEVFGEEANMFAVSPSNSYQKEPHGWLVDLVNRFGELGGFTAIQTKLNIDEIEIACVSALVQPLGVSAEYLNSSLVQPMLDPVIHKMITYVQNLEEKDLKDKRLVSIPDLLSAIKLLCMRFQRELVTVVDDLRLDTLLRMLKTPHFSTKMNSLKEVTKLIEESTVSKTVKNAIDTDKLLDWLVENSVLSIALEGNIDQAQYCERIKGIIELLGSKLSLDELSKIWKIQAGQSSTVIENIHTIIAAAAVKFSFDQLTHLFALIQKSWEVESDRVRQKLLSLIGRIGREARSETTTGKVLEVLWELAHLPSLPTSLVQQALEEHLGILSDAYAVKETVKRNYIIKCIEDIKKASQPSAPQAVWVVPALRQLHEITRSFIKQTYQKQDKSIIQDLKKNFEIVKLITGSLVCCHRLAVTAAGNSGLSGSTLVDGRYTYQEYLDSHLRFLAFFLQEASLYLVWNRAKELWECLVSGPDVCELDREMCFEWFTKGQHDLESDVQQQLFKEKILKLEPYEITMNGFNLFKTFFENVNLCDHRLKRQGTQLCVERLDLAGMDFIWRIAMETPDEEIANEAIQLIITYSYTNLNPKMKKDSVSLHKKFIADCYKRLEAASSALGGPTLTHAVTRATKMLTATAMPTVATSVQSPSRYRGGFGSTKLVIIERLLLLAERYVITIEDLYSVPRTILPHGASFNGHPVALHITYESTKDTFTLETHSNETIGSIRWKISEHLSCPVDNVQIFANDSVMTMNRDQKLLSQLGFNDEQSLTVKSSGTGTPSGSSESSASASSSSSSAVFNSAYALEQEKSLPGVVMALVCNVFEMLYQLANLDETRITLRVRKLLLLIPTDPEVQDALDNFVPKESSVWSHQVHQTVTRSGRVKTLFQGTGSRSPSMSSKQQHQAPSAASILESLFRSSAPGMSTFRVLYNLEVLSSKLMPTSDDEMAKTSSKSFCENFLKAGGLSLVVNVMQRDSIPSEVDYETRQGVYSICLQLARFLLVGQSMPAALDDDVIRDGESLSSRPFRNAGRAGRQLSLCGTPEKSSYRQMSLSERSSIRVEEIVPAARVAIQTMEVGDFTSTVACFMRLTWAAAAGRLDLVGSPQPIRETHSSLLPQGVRTRVSSTGSNCSSSSEGETPPTALHAGICVRQQCVSVKDTIIAREALSLLVTCLQLRCQQLCSFYNLPSVNDFIIDVLLGSPSGEIRRVACDQLYTLSQTDTSAFAEVQKPNLFLISVVLTAQLPLWSPTSIMRGVNQRLLSQCTEYFDLRCQLLDDLTTSEMEVLKVSAATMLEDEISWLDNFEPSWSSEMETSEADNILLAGHLRLIKTLLSLCGNDKEHLGQSLIQQLLDDFLFRASRIIINSSNPTPSPAPSHDFHPKCSTASSRLAAYEVLVMLADSSLSNLRLIVKELMTMHHQSDPSLCKEFDYLPPVESRSVSGFVGLKNGGATCYMNAVFQQLYMQPGLAEAFLSIEEDTDQPEESVFYQVQSLFGHLMESKLQYYIPENFWKIFKMWNKELYVREQQDAYEFFTSLVDQLDEHLKKMGREQIFKNTFQGIFSDQKICKDCPHRYEREETFMALNLGVTSCQSLEISLDQFVRGEVLEGSNAYYCEKCKEKRTTVKRTCIKSLPSVLCIHLMRFGFDWESGRSIKYDEQIRFPWVLNMEPYTVSGMARQDCSGEASESRGDGTSGGSPRKKVTISENYELVGVVVHSGQAHAGHYYSFIKDRRGSARGRWYKFNDNVVEEFDMNDETLEYECFGGEYRPKVYDQSNPYPDVRRRYWNAYMLFYQKISDQNSPVLPKKSRVSIMRQEAEDLTLSAPSSPDVSPQSSPRPPRANNDRLTILTRLVRKGEKKGLFVEKMPASIYQMVRDENLKFMKNRDVYNSDYFNFTLSLASVNATKLKHADYQPMAKESLKLAVHFLFHTYLHTKKKLRVDTEEWMATVEVLLTKSSEACQWMAQYLVGPEGRETTRVCLLECSVREVRVVFASILEKTLECSLHFGDPGADNLMDTLLSLLDKDVPENVKNCAQYFGLFSNFAQRGCGPCQLLLKHSAYRRMLIFLLGPNRQNNQNRRWSPAQAREFLHLHNTLAFITLHSDLDPQRTHPPEGSKLRVSCIPSSTQLLPLNADIQASLFTPEGQPYLLEVMFAMRELSGPLSLLIEMVTYISYCNEPFSLGVLQLLKSQLETAPPHELKNVFQMLQELLVMEDPLQTQRLKYAFESEKGLLALMHQSNNVDSRRCYQCVKFLVTLAQKCAPAKDYFKDLSGHWSWAVQWLQKKMTEHYWTPQSNVSNETSTNKTFQRTISAQDTLAYATALLNEKEQSGSSNGSDGSPANENADRSLRQGSESPMMLGDSKSDLEDVDP, from the exons ATGGAGACCGAAGAGGAGCAGCACATCACCACGCTCCTCTGCATGGGTTTCCCAGACCCCGACGTGATAAGGAAAGCGCTCCGGCTAGCAAAGAACGACATAAACGAGGCAGTGGCGCTGCTGACAAACGAAAGCCCCGGACTCGGGTATGGATATGAGCCGATGGAGAGCGGGCCTGCCCCCGGCGTGGGCTCCACTGGAGACGGGGAAAGCAGCGGGCGGACTGGGACTGGAGGGTTTGATCCCCCACCCGCATACCACGATGTAGTGGATAGTGAG AGGAGCAATGATGAGAATGGGAACTGCTCAGGGGGCAGCATGGAGTTTCCCACCACCAACCTGTACGAGCTGGAGAGTCGAGTCTTTACCGACCACTGGTCCATACCTTACAAGAGAGAGGAGTCCCTGGGCAAGTGTCTCATCGCGTCCACCTGCCTCGCCCGGCACG GTCTTGCTGACGCTGATGAGAACTGCAAACGATTTATAGACCGGTGCATGCCGGAGGCCTTCAAAAAG TTGCTGACCAGCAGTGCCGTACACAAATGGGGCACGGAGATTCACGAGGGAATTTACAACATGCTCATGTTGCTGGTGGAGCTGGTAGCAGAGAGGGTGAAGCAGGATCCCGTACCAGTTGGCCTGATGGGAGTCCTGACTATG GCCTTCAACCCTGATAATGAGTACCATTTTAAGAACCGGATGAAGGTCTGTCAGAGGAGCTGGGCTGAAGTTTTTGGAGAAGAGGCCAACATGTTTGCTGTGTCTCCTAGCAACAGCTATCAGAAA GAGCCTCATGGTTGGCTGGTTGATTTGGTGAATCGA TTCGGAGAGTTGGGAGGATTCACTGCCATCCAGACTAAGCTCAACATAGACGAAATTGAGATCGCG TGTGTGTCGGCTCTGGTCCAGCCTCTGGGAGTCAGTGCAGAATACCTAAACTCCAGCCTCGTCCAG CCCATGCTGGACCCAGTCATCCATAAGATGATCACCTACGTGCAGAACCTGGAGGAAAAGGACCTAAAAGACAAG CGTCTGGTGAGCATCCCAGATCTGCTGTCGGCCATCAAGCTGCTGTGTATGCGCTTCCAGAGGGAGCTGGTTACTGTGGTGGACGACCTGCGTCTGGACACGCTGCTGCGCATGCTCAAAACCCCCCACTTCTCTACCAAGATGAACTCCCTCAAAGAG GTGACAAAGTTGATAGAGGAGAGTACAGTGTCTAAGACGGTGAAAAATGCCATTGACACGGATAAACTGTTGGACTGGCTGGTGGAGAACTCAGTCCTATCAATAGCGCTGGAGG GTAACATCGACCAGGCTCAGTACTGCGAGAGAATAAAGGGAATCATTGAGCTGCTGGGGAGTAAACTGTCCCTGGACGAACTCTCCAAGATCTGGAAAATCCAG GCGGGCCAGTCATCAACGGTGATAGAAAACATTCATACAATCATCgccgctgctgctgtgaagtTCAGCTTTGATCAACTCACCCACCTCTTCGCCCTCATACAGAAG AGCTGGGAGGTTGAGAGTGACCGTGTGAGGCAGAAGCTGCTCAGTCTGATCGGGAGGATCGGCAGAGAGGCTCGCTCTGAAACCACAACAGGGAAG GTGCTGGAGGTGCTGTGGGAGTTGGCTCACCTCCCCAGCCTGCCTACCAGTCTCGTTCAGCAGGCGTTGGAGGAGCACCTGGGGATCCTGAGCGACGCCTACGCTGTCAAGGAGACCGTGAAACGCAATTACATCATTAAATGTATTGAGGACATTAAGAAG GCGTCTCAGCCGAGCGCTCCTCAGGCAGTGTGGGTTGTTCCTGCTCTCCGTCAGCTGCACGAGATCACCCGATCTTTCATCAAGCAGACCTATCAGAAACAGGACAAG AGCATCATTCAAGACTTGAAGAAGAACTTTGAGATCGTGAAACTGATCACAGGATCCCTTGTGTGCTGCCATCGGCTGGCTGTGACCGCGGCGGGAAATAGCGGCCTCTCAGGCTCCACTCTGGTGGACGGGCGGTACACCTACCAGGAG TATCTGGACAGCCACCTGCGCTTCCTGGCCTTCTTCCTCCAGGAGGCCAGCCTCTACCTGGTGTGGAACCGGGCCAAGGAGCTCTGGGAGTGCCTGGTGTCCGGGCCGGATGTCTGTGAACTCGACCGTGAG ATGTGTTTCGAGTGGTTCACCAAAGGACAGCATGACCTCGAGAGTGATGTTCAGCAGCAGCTCTTCAAGGAGAAGATCCTAAAGCTGGAGCCCTATGAGATCACCATGAACG GTTTCAATCTGTTCAAGACCTTCTTTGAGAACGTGAATCTGTGTGACCATCGCCTCAAACGCCAGGGAACTCAGCTG TGTGTGGAGCGTCTTGACCTGGCAGGGATGGATTTTATCTGGCGCATCGCCATGGAAACCCCTGATGAAGAAATAGCCAATGAAGCAATCCAGCTAATTATCACATATAGCTACACTAACCTCAATCCCAAAATGAAGAAG GATTCCGTGTCTTTGCACAAGAAGTTCATTGCTGATTGTTACAAGCGACTGGAG GCAGCAAGCTCGGCCCTCGGAGGGCCTACTTTGACACATGCTGTTACCAGGGCTACCAAGATGCTGACGGCCACTGCCATGCCGACTGTGGCCACATCTGTACAATCACCATCCAGGTACAGAGGGGGGTTTGG ATCCACTAAGCTGGTGATAATCGAAAGACTGCTGCTACTGGCTGAACGCTACGTCATCACTATAGAG GATTTGTACTCAGTTCCTCGCACTATTCTACCTCACGGGGCCTCGTTCAATGGACACCCCGTCGCTCTTCACATCACCTACGAGTCAACCAAAGACACTTTCACCTTAGAG aCGCACAGCAATGAGACAATAGGAAGTATCCGATGGAAGATATCTGAGCACTTGAGCTGTCCGGTGGATAATGTCCAGATCTTTGCTAACGACAGTGTG ATGACCATGAACCGGGACCAGAAGCTGCTGTCCCAGCTGGGCTTCAATGACGAGCAGAGCCTCACTGTGAAGAGCTCGGGCACCGGCACCCCCTCTGGCAGCTCCGAGTCCTCGGCCTCGGCCTCCAGCAGCTCCAGCTCAGCAGTCTTCAACTCTGCCTACGCCTTGGAGCAG GAGAAATCCCTGCCCGGTGTGGTGATGGCTTTAGTGTGTAATGTTTTCGAGATGCTTTACCAGCTGGCTAATCTAGATGAAACCAG GATCACTCTTCGTGTGAggaagctgctgctgctgattcCAACGGACCCAGAAGTGCAGGATGCTCTCGATAACTTTGTTCCCAAAGAGTCCAGCGTCTGGAGCCACCAGGTACATCAGACTGTGACGCGCTCAGGTCGTGTG AAGACACTGTTCCAGGGTACAGGCTCTCGCTCTCCGTCGATGTCCTCCAAGCAGCAGCACCAAGCGCCGAGTGCTGCATCCATCTTAGAGTCTCTCTTCAGGTCTTCTGCCCCGGGCATGTCCACCTTCAGAGTGCTGTACAACTTGGAG gTGTTGAGTTCAAAGCTCATGCCCACCTCTGATGATGAGATGGCCAAAACCAGCAGCAAGTCCTTCTGTGAGAACTTCCTTAAAGCAGGAGGCCTCAG TCTGGTGGTGAATGTTATGCAGAGAGATTCCATCCCATCGGAGGTGGACTATGAGACCAGACAAGGAGTCTACTCAATCTGTCTTCAGTTGGCCAG GTTTCTTCTGGTTGGGCAGAGCATGCCTGCAGCGCTGGATGATGATGTCATCAGAGATGGCGAGTCGCTGTCATCTCGTCCGTTTCGTAACGCTGGACGGGCCGGGCGACAGCTGTCTCTCTGTGGAACTCCAGAGAAGTCTTCGTACCGACAGATGTCGCTCTCTGAGCGCTCCTCCATCAGAGTGGAGGAGATCGTACCGGCCGCTCGTGTAGCTATTCAG ACCATGGAGGTGGGTGACTTCACTTCCACTGTGGCCTGTTTCATGCGTCTGACCTGGGCAGCTGCAGCCGGCCGATTGGACCTGGTCGGCAGCCcgcagccaatcagagagacCCACAGCTCCCTTCTGCCGCAGGGAGTCCGCACCAGAGTCAGCAGTACAG GAAGTAACTGCAGCTCCAGCAGTGAAGGGGAGACCCCGCCAACAGCGTTGCATGCAGGGATATGTGTGAGACAGCAGTGTGTCTCAGTTAAAGACACCATCATCGCCCGCGAGGCTCTGTCCCTGCTGGTCACCTGTCTGCAGTTACGCTGTCAGCAGCTAT GTTCTTTTTACAACCTTCCCTCTGTCAATGATTTCATTATTGATGTTTTGCTGGGATCTCCCAGTGGAGAG ATCCGCCGGGTAGCTTGTGATCAGCTCTACACTCTGAGCCAGACCGACACCTCAGCCTTCGCCGAAGTCCAGAAGCCCAACCTGTTCCTGATCTCAGTCGTTCTCACTGCTCAGCTGCCGTTATGGAGTCCTACGTCTATTATGAGAGGCGTCAACCAGAG GTTGCTGTCCCAATGCACTGAGTACTTTGACCTAAGATGTCAGCTTCTGGATGACCTAACCA CCTCAGAGATGGAGGTGTTAAAAGTGAGCGCAGCCACCATGCTGGAGGACGAGATCTCCTGGCTGGACAACTTTGAGCCTAGTTGGAGCTCTGAGATGGAGACCAGCGAGGCGGACAACATCCTCCTGGCAGGACACCTCCGTCTCATCAAGACCCTGCTCTCCCTCTGCGGCAACGATAAGGAGCATCTCG GTCAATCTCTGATTCAGCAGTTGTTGGATGACTTCCTGTTTCGAGCCTCGCGCATCATCATCAACAGTTCAAACCCCACCCCCTCCCCGGCCCCCAGCCACGACTTCCACCCaaa gtgcaGCACAGCCAGCAGCAGACTGGCGGCCTACGAGGTTCTGGTGATGCTCGCAGACAGCTCGCTCTCAAACCTCCGCCTGATCGTCAAAGAGCTCATGACCATGCACCACCAGTCTGATCCTTCCCTCTGCAAGGAGTTTGAT taCCTCCCTCCAGTAGAGAGCCGCTCAGTGTCCGGGTTCGTTGGGTTGAAGAACGGCGGCGCCACATGTTACATGAACGCTGTGTTTCAGCAGCTCTACATGCAGCCGGGTCTAGCAGAG GCTTTCCTGTCCATCGAGGAAGACACAGATCAGCCGGAGGAGAGTGTCTTCTACCAGGTCCAGTCTTTGTTTGGCCACTTGATGGAGAGCAAACTGCAGTACTACATACCCGAGAACTTCTGGAAG ATCTTCAAGATGTGGAACAAGGAGTTGTATGTACGAGAGCAGCAGGATGCTTACGAGTTCTTCACTAGCCTGGTGGATCAGCTTGACGAACATCTCAAG AAAATGGGTCGGGAGCAGATCTTCAAAAACACATTTCAAGGAATCTTCTCTGACCAAAAGATTTGCAAAGACTGTCCTCATCG ATACGAGCGTGAAGAAACATTCATGGCTTTGAACCTCGGAGTGACGTCTTGTCAAAGCTTAGAGATCTCTTTGGACCAGTTTGTCAGAGGAGAGGTGCTGGAGGGCAGCAACGCCTACTACTGTGAGAAATGCAAGGAGAAG AGGACCACAGTGAAGAGGACATGTATCAAATCCCTGCCCAGCGTTCTCTGCATCCACCTCATGCGCTTCGGCTTCGACTGGGAGAGTGGACGCTCCATCAAATACGATGAGCAGATCAGG TTCCCCTGGGTGTTGAACATGGAGCCGTACACCGTCTCTGGGATGGCCCGTCAGGACTGCAGCGGAGAGGCCAGCGAGAGTCGAGGCGACGGGACCTCAGGAGGGTCACCCCGAAAGAAAGTCACGATTTCTGAGAACTACGAACTCGTGGGAGTTGTCGTCCACAGCGGTCAGGCACATGCCGGTCACTATTACTCCTTCATTAAAGATAGACG TGGCAGCGCTCGTGGACGTTGGTACAAGTTCAACGACAACGTGGTGGAGGAGTTCGATATGAATGACGAAACTTTGGAGTATGAGTGCTTTGGGGGAGAGTACCGTCCCAAAGTGTACGACCAAT ctaACCCATACCCTGATGTGCGGAGGAGATACTGGAACGCCTACATGTTGTTCTATCAGAAGATCAGCGACCAGAACTCGCCCGTCCTGCCCAAGAAAAGCAGAGTCAGCATCATGAGGCAAGAGGCTGAGGACCTTACACT TTCTGCCCCGTCCTCCCCTGATGTTTCTCCACAGTCCTCTCCTCGACCCCCCAGGGCCAACAACGACCGCCTCACCATCCTCACCCGCCTGGTCCGCAAGGGAGAGAAAAAGGGACTGTTTGTAGAGAAGATGCCCGCCAGCATTTATCAG ATGGTGAGAGATGAGAATCTTAAGTTCATGAAGAACAGAGACGTCTACAACAGCGACTACTTCAACTTCACGCTCTCCCTGGCCTCCGTCAACGCA ACGAAGCTGAAGCATGCGGACTACCAGCCCATGGCCAAAGAGAGTCTTAAGCTGGcggttcacttcctgtttcacacCTACCTGCACACCAAAAAGAAACTCCG CGTGGACACAGAGGAGTGGATGGCCACAGTGGAGGTGTTGCTGACTAAGAGCAGCGAAGCCTGTCAGTGGATGGCGCAGTACCTGGTGGGGCCGGAGGGACGAGAGACCACCAG GGTCTGTCTGTTGGAGTGCAGTGTGAGGGAGGTGAGGGTGGTGTTCGCCTCCATCCTTGAGAAGACTCTGGAGTGCTCACTTCACTTTGGAGACCCGGGAGCGGACAACTTAATGGACACTCTGCTCTCCTTATTGGACAAAGACGTTCCTGAGAATGTGAAGAACTGCGCTCAGTACTTTGGTCTCTTCAGTAACTTTGCTCAGAGG GGATGCGGTCCTTGTCAGCTGTTGTTGAAACACTCAGCTTACCGCCGGATGCTCATCTTCCTGCTCGGACCCAACAGGCAAAACAACCAG AACCGGCGCTGGAGTCCCGCTCAGGCTCGGGAGTTTCTTCACCTCCACAACACGCTGGCCTTCATCACACTACACTCTGACCTCGACCCCCAGCGGACGCATC CTCCAGAAGGGTCTAAGCTGCGTGTGAGCTGCATCCCGTCCTCGACCCAGCTGCTGCCCCTCAACGCAGACATCCAGGCctctctcttcactccagaggGACAGCCTTACCTTCTCGAG GTGATGTTTGCCATGCGGGAGCTGTCCGGGCCGCTGTCCCTCCTGATCGAGATGGTGACCTACATTTCGTACTGTAACGAGCCTTTCTCCCTGGGTGTGCTGCAGCTGCTAAAG TCCCAGCTGGAGACTGCCCCCCCTCATGAACTGAAGAACGTTTTCCAGATGCTGCAGGAGCTACTG GTAATGGAAGACCCTCTGCAAACCCAGAGACTCAAGTATGCATTTGAGTCAGAGAAAGGCCTTTTAG CTTTGATGCACCAGAGCAACAACGTGGACAGCCGACGCTGCTACCAGTGTGTGAAGTTCCTGGTCACATTAGCCCAGAA GTGTGCTCCAGCCAAAGATTACTTCAAGGACTTGTCTGGTCACTGGAGCTGGGCGGTGCAGTGGCTGCAGAAAAAG ATGACTGAACATTACTGGACTCCACAGAGCAACGTCTCCAACGAGACATCCACTAACAAAACCTTCCAGCGCACTATCTCtgcacag GACACCTTGGCCTATGCCACGGCATTGTTAAACGAGAAGGAGCAGTCCGGCAGCAGCAACGGCTCAGACGGCAGCCCGGCAAACGAAAACGCCGACCGCAGCCTCCGACAG